A genomic window from Cricetulus griseus strain 17A/GY chromosome 4, alternate assembly CriGri-PICRH-1.0, whole genome shotgun sequence includes:
- the LOC100767240 gene encoding olfactory receptor 186-like: MKNSTLLTEFVLTGLIGSPGPQVSLFLLFLVIYLITIIGNLGLIILIWNDPHLHIPMYFFLGHLAFVDACLSSTVTPKMLLNFLQMSKIISFSECMIQFFSFAVFVTTECFLLAAMAYDRYVAICKPLLYPLIMTNRLCICLLVLSFVGGILHASVHEGFLFLLTFCNSNIVHHFYCDIVPLLKISCTDSTLNFQLVFVLAGLIQAFTIMIVLVSYTLVLFTILQRKSVQGIRKAFSTCGAHLLSVSLYYGPLLFMYVLPPSQEADDQDIVDSVLYTIIIPMLNPIIYSLRNKQVMDSVKKMLHKKA; this comes from the coding sequence atgaaaaattcaactTTGCTGACAGAGTTTGTTCTTACAGGACTCATTGGTTCTCCAGGGCCACAGGTGTCCCTTTTCTTGTTATTCCTGGTGATCTATCTCATCACTATTATAGGGAACCTTGGTCTAATCATTCTTATCTGGAATGACCCTCACTTACACATCCCAATGTACTTCTTCCTTGGTCACCTGGCCTTTGTGGATGCTTGTCTATCATCCACAGTGACGCCAAAGATGTTACTCAATTTCTTACAGATGAGTAAGATCATTTCCTTCTCTGAATGCATGATACAATTCTTTTCCTTTGCAGTCTTTGTTACTACAGAGTGTTTCCTGTTGGCAGCTATGGCTTATGATCGCTATGTAGCCATATGCAAACCTTTACTTTATCCACTGATTATGACTAATAGACTATGCATATGTCTGTTAGTCCTGTCTTTTGTAGGTGGCATTCTTCATGCTTCAGTACACGAgggatttttatttctattaacgTTCTGCAATTCCAACATAGTACATCACTTTTACTGTGACATTGTTCCATTGTTAAAGATTTCATGTACTGACTCTACTCTTAACTTTCAGCTGGTATTTGTTTTGGCTGGTTTAATTCAAGCCTTCACCATTATGATTGTTCTTGTGTCATACACACTGGTGCTCTTTACAATTTTGCAAAGGAAGTCTGTCCAAGGCATAAGGAAGGCTTTCTCCACCTGTGGTGCCCATCTCTTATCTGTGTCTTTATACTATGGACCTCTTCTTTTCATGTATGTCCTTCCTCCATCACAAGAAGCAGATGATCAAGATATTGTAGACTCTGTGCTTTACACAATCATAATTCCTATGTTAAATCCAATTATCTATAGTCTGAGAAACAAGCAAGTCATGGATTCCGTGAAAAAAATGTTACACAAAAAGGCTTAG